The Helicobacter cetorum MIT 00-7128 region CTATAAAATCATTTTGAATAGATGCTGTGATTTTAACTTCCCCTTGTTCGCTCTCTTCTAAAGCCTCAATCGCATCAATAGCGTTGTATAGGAAATTTTGTAACACAATCCCCATTAAATCCGTGTCAAAAACCCCCTCTTCTTCGCTAAAGTCCAAGATAAAATCAATTTCTTTAGAATAGGTATAGCAACTTAAAGCCTCTTTTAAATCATTTTCAAGCACTTTTAAACTTTGCTTGGTGCGATTAGCTTGAATACCTTTAGAAAAAAGTAAGGTTGCTTTAATAATCCTTTCTACACGCCATAAAGCTTTTTGTAATTCTAAAACAATGGGCTTAGTTTTTTCATTAGCATGTTTTAATAACACTGAGGCTAAAAGCGAGATAGAACCTACAGGGTTTCTAATTTCATGGGCTAAATGAGCAGAGATTTTTCCCATAGATGCGAGACGCTCTTGGCGTTTTTGCATAGTAATATCAGTAGCAGTAATAATTTGCTTGCTTTGAATGCTATTTTGCTGGAACAAATAGCTTTTAGTCTCATGCTCTACTTCAGTATTAAACCCCTCTAATTTAGCTTTATTAAAAATTTCATCGTTTTGACTTGCCAAAGAGTTTTTATAAAAAAAGCTCCCATTTTCATTCACTACCCAAATAGCTTGGGGCAAAATCTCTATGACCCACTCATAAAGAGCTTTGTAATCTTTAAACTCTTTTTCTACTTTATAGCTTTGCAAGATAAATTCATTTAAAAGCGCTAGTAACTCTTGCATATCCTTTTTACCCGAAAAGCTTTCTAGCAAGTTTTCTTCATTATCCTTGCTTTTAAAGCTCTCCAAAAAGATAGCATTATCCTCTAATTTATTAGGCAATAAGCTTTTTAATGAAGGTTTTAAATGGCGCTTAAAGCGCTTAGGTTTTTTCATGATTTTTGTTTTTCTTGCTCTTTTAAGAAATTAAATAACATTTCACTATAACCAAAATTACCACTCAATTCTTTAGCTAATGAATCCTTATACATGGAAGTGTAAATGTCTGCACCCGGTGCTTTAGGATATAAAGGATTATCCATTTTCATAGCTGTATCAAGCATAAATTTTAATAATAATGCCTCAAAAGAATCCGTTTGCTCTTTCAATAACTTGTCATCTTTAGCGCCATTTTTTGCTAAAGCATTTAATTTTTCTTGACTGGCTAATTTTCCTATTGCATATTGTTCTAACATCGCTTTGTTATTATTTATCACATAACCTCCATTTCCACACTGATTGCACCACTTTTTTTCATAGCCTCTAAGATTGAAATGATTCCCTTAGAACTCACGCCAATTTTTTGCAATGCCTTAACCACGCTTGCAATCGTAATTTTCCCCCCATTAGAACTAAGGGTGTTTTTCTTGGTATCTAAGGACATATTATTATCTAAATCTTGTGTATTTTTAGAATCTTCTAGGGGGTCTTTGGTGATTTTAAGCGTAATATCATTGCTTGTAACTACTATAGGATGCACCACAACATCTACCCCAGAAACAATAGTTCCAGACTTTTCATCTACAATAATCTTATTATTAGAGCTATAAGAAATAGGTGTTTCTTGCACCAAGGCTAAAAACTCCACCATAGAAAAACGCTCAGGGCGCACAAGTTTAATGGTTTTTGGGTCTAATGCTTTGGCTACACCCTTACCAAACACTTGATTTAAGGTATTTTGCACTTGAATAGCA contains the following coding sequences:
- a CDS encoding sensor histidine kinase, with amino-acid sequence MKKPKRFKRHLKPSLKSLLPNKLEDNAIFLESFKSKDNEENLLESFSGKKDMQELLALLNEFILQSYKVEKEFKDYKALYEWVIEILPQAIWVVNENGSFFYKNSLASQNDEIFNKAKLEGFNTEVEHETKSYLFQQNSIQSKQIITATDITMQKRQERLASMGKISAHLAHEIRNPVGSISLLASVLLKHANEKTKPIVLELQKALWRVERIIKATLLFSKGIQANRTKQSLKVLENDLKEALSCYTYSKEIDFILDFSEEEGVFDTDLMGIVLQNFLYNAIDAIEALEESEQGEVKITASIQNDFIVFRITDDGKEVENKNALFEPFETTKLKGNGLGLALSLQVVKAHEGSITLLESASKTFEIKIANSF